The Thermosynechococcus sp. CL-1 genomic interval TTTCTCCACCAACCGGAGGAATTGCTGGAGGTGACAACGGGCAGCTACGAATAACGCGAGACCGCCGGGTTGCCCTGCACATACCAGCGCCACGGAATCTCCTGACCTTGGGAAATACCAATGCGAGTGGTTTGTACCACAGGGGCTGTCAGGGGTTGGGGCGGCTTTTCTAACCAGAGGCCGCTCTCTTTCCCTAGCATCAAGCCCGAAAGCTGGCGATCGATCCCCAAGACTTGGCACAGTTTCCCCGGACCAGCGGCACTGCGGGGGGGCAAGGGTGGACTGAGCATCTCAAGGGCACGGATGAGAACAGCACTGGCAAAA includes:
- a CDS encoding DNA-3-methyladenine glycosylase; amino-acid sequence: MVAQELLGCLLVRQQANGQLYRGRIVETEAYMAGDPACHGYRRQTARNAPMFAAPGTIYVYQIYGIHHCLNIASDRPNFASAVLIRALEMLSPPLPPRSAAGPGKLCQVLGIDRQLSGLMLGKESGLWLEKPPQPLTAPVVQTTRIGISQGQEIPWRWYVQGNPAVSRYS